A genomic stretch from Halichoerus grypus chromosome 5, mHalGry1.hap1.1, whole genome shotgun sequence includes:
- the ATXN7L2 gene encoding ataxin-7-like protein 2 isoform X1 — protein MAVRERAAAAMAALERRVPSLDDFAGQSWSSWVERADLPAADGAEVEESNKNTKKLDAMTLIKEDMSIFGHCPAHDDFYLVVCNHCSQVVKPQAFQKHCERRHGPLSKLYARAPPPPPAPASSQKCHVVNGQGPACRAPGSTKTSSREKGQGSRSRGHPPPEKTQKDNLCLFVPVVNLEKMSSLPKPDGHGIRLAPPSALLSQPAGLTKDSPGKNPTAPPSKEPPGRENIEMTPSEGPSHRAEGSPPEKEPGGARLPPKTHRKMARKECDLNRQCGVINPETKKICTRLLTCKIHSVHQRREVQGRAKDFDVLVAELKANSRKGESPKEKSPGRREPTLERPSQEPPSSVQVVAAAAPSSTFSARTKQTYPYCALPRSRASSESELDDEGPCGGDGDPGLFPFPLPRGGAQASSEESEEEGTSEDFHLPPDCHYATRPPRPQAFCTFGSRLVSPGCYVFSRRLDRFCSALSSMLERHLSSHMWKKIPPAAEPPSHLVSSPLSAPLSPSSMGSCPRLPGPPPRPACPASTPPAKDSLVPSYPAGSPSVAAACSQAECMGGSQAITSPLPANTPSPSFSRLPPSKASKSSKGKDGVEVEAPSRKRKLSPGPTTFKRTCILEPSGKGKPSGCRGLSAKTKTALGLGLNGTVGPRVKRAGPLDCRGSPHQPPTAVKASQLDNRGAAGHPAKALSTNCLSEEEVAKKRKNLATYCRPVKAKHCQAGGPADAACSVRRKKPGPVMAFEEKCSTLKVPAQLPEEHGQGEIRMDEGRTHSGHLARRRC, from the exons ATGGCGGTGCGTGAACGCGCGGCGGCAGCAATGGCCGCTCTGGAGCGGCGGGTGCCGAGTCTCGATGACTTCGCGGGACAGAGCTGGAGCTCGTGGGTGGAACGGGCCGACCTGCCCGCGGCCGACG GGGCTGAGGTGGAGGAGAGTAACAAAAACACGAAGAAGTTGGATGCCATGACCCTCATTAAAGAAG ACATGTCCATCTTCGGGCACTGCCCTGCCCATGACGACTTCTATTTGGTTGTGTGTAACCACTGCAGCCAAGTGGTGAAGCCTCAAGCTTTCCAGAAGCACTGCG AAAGAAGACATGGGCCCCTCAGCAAGCTTTACGcccgggccccacccccacctccagcccctgccagCTCTCAGAAATGCCATGTAGTGAATGGGCAGGGCCCAGCTTGCAGGGCCCCAGGTTCCACCAAAACCTCCTCCAGGGAGAAGGGCCAGGGGTCCCGGAGCCGTGGCCACCCGCCTCCTGagaagacacagaaggacaacCTCTG CCTTTTCGTACCTGTGGTGAATTTGGAGAAGATGTCCAGTCTCCCGAAGCCCGACGGACATGGAATCAGGCTGGCCCCGCCCTCTGCTCTCCTCAGCCAGCCTGCTGGCCTCACCAAGGACTCCCCGGGAAAAAACCCCACGGCACCCCCTTCTAAAGAACctccagggagagagaacatcGAGATGACCCCCAGTGAGGGCCCCAGTCACCGGGCTGAAGGCAGTCCCCCTGAAAAGGAGCCTGGTGGGGCCAGGCTGCCCCCCAAAACCCACCGGAAGATGGCCC GGAAGGAGTGCGACCTCAACAGGCAGTGTGGGGTAATAAACCCAGAGACCAAAAAGATCTGCACTCGCCTGCTGACCTGCAAG ATCCACTCGGTGCACCAGCGCCGGGAGGTCCAGGGCCGAGCCAAGGACTTTGACGTGCTAGTGGCAGAGCTGAAGGCCAATTCCCGCAAAGGGGAGTCTCCCAAAGAGAAGAGCCCAGGGCGCAGGGAGCCCACCCTTGAGCGCccctcccaggagcccccctcCTCAGTCCAGGTTGTGGCAGCGGCCGCCCCCAGCAGCACCTTCTCTGCTCGCACCAAGCAGACCTACCCGTACTGTGCACTGCCCAG GTCCCGGGCCTCCTCTGAGAGTGAGTTGGATGATGAAGGCCCCTGTGGTGGTGATGGGGACCCAGGCCTGttcccctttcccctgccccGGGGTGGGGCCCAGGCCTCCAGCgaggagagtgaggaggagggGACATCTGAGGACTTCCACCTCCCCCCTGACTGCCATTATGCAACCCGGCCCCCGCGGCCACAGGCG TTCTGCACCTTTGGGAGCCGGCTGGTGAGTCCGGGATGCTACGTGTTTAGCCGCCGGCTGGACCGGTTCTGCTCAGCACTGAGCTCCATGCTGGAACGGCACCTCAGCTCCCACATGTGGAA GAAGATCCCACCGGCGGCTGAGCCTCCATCCCACCTTGTCAGCTCCCCGCTCTCTGCTCCCCTGAGCCCATCCTCTATGGGCAGCTGCCCCCGCCTTCCAGGCCCACCCCCCCGACCCGCCTGCCCAGCCTCCACGCCCCCCGCCAAGGACAGCCTTGTCCCCAGCTACCCTGCAGGTTCCCCCAGCGTGGCAGCGGCCTGCAGCCAGGCGGAGTGCATGGGCGGGAGCCAGGCCATCACCTCACCCCTGCCTGCCAACACGCCATCCCCATCCTTCAGCCGACTCCCGCCTTCGAAGGCCAGCAAGTCGTCCAAAGGCAAGGACGGGGTCGAGGTGGAGGCCCCTTCTCGAAAGCGAAAGTTATCCCCGGGCCCCACCACTTTCAAACGGACCTGCATCCTGGAGccctctggaaaaggcaaacccTCTGGCTGCCGGGGCCTCTCGGCCAAGACTAAAACAGCCCTGGGCCTCGGGCTTAATGGGACGGTGGGGCCAAGAGTGAAGCGGGCAGGGCCTCTGGACTGTCGGGGCTCCCCTCATCAGCCCCCCACAGCCGTCAAGGCTTCTCAGCTGGACAACCGGGGAGCGGCTGGACACCCAGCCAAGGCCCTGTCCACCAACTGCCTCTCTGAGGAGGAGGTAGCCAAGAAGCGGAAAAACCTGGCTACTTACTGCCGGCCGGTGAAGGCCAAGCACTGCCAGGCCGGTGGCCCTGCCGATGCGGCCTGCTCCGTGCGCCGCAAGAAGCCGGGGCCTGTCATGGCCTTTGAGGAGAAGTGTTCTACACTGAAGGTACCAGCCCAGCTCCCTGAAGAGCACGGGCAGGGAGAGATCAGGATGGACGAGGGTAGAACGCACAGTGGGCACCTGGCACGGAGAAGGTGCTAA
- the ATXN7L2 gene encoding ataxin-7-like protein 2 isoform X2 — MAVRERAAAAMAALERRVPSLDDFAGQSWSSWVERADLPAADGAEVEESNKNTKKLDAMTLIKEDMSIFGHCPAHDDFYLVVCNHCSQVVKPQAFQKHCERRHGPLSKLYARAPPPPPAPASSQKCHVVNGQGPACRAPGSTKTSSREKGQGSRSRGHPPPEKTQKDNLCLFVPVVNLEKMSSLPKPDGHGIRLAPPSALLSQPAGLTKDSPGKNPTAPPSKEPPGRENIEMTPSEGPSHRAEGSPPEKEPGGARLPPKTHRKMARKECDLNRQCGVINPETKKICTRLLTCKIHSVHQRREVQGRAKDFDVLVAELKANSRKGESPKEKSPGRREPTLERPSQEPPSSVQVVAAAAPSSTFSARTKQTYPYCALPRSRASSESELDDEGPCGGDGDPGLFPFPLPRGGAQASSEESEEEGTSEDFHLPPDCHYATRPPRPQAFCTFGSRLVSPGCYVFSRRLDRFCSALSSMLERHLSSHMWKKIPPAAEPPSHLVSSPLSAPLSPSSMGSCPRLPGPPPRPACPASTPPAKDSLVPSYPAGSPSVAAACSQAECMGGSQAITSPLPANTPSPSFSRLPPSKASKSSKGKDGVEVEAPSRKRKLSPGPTTFKRTCILEPSGKGKPSGCRGLSAKTKTALGLGLNGTVGPRVKRAGPLDCRGSPHQPPTAVKASQLDNRGAAGHPAKALSTNCLSEEEVAKKRKNLATYCRPVKAKHCQAGGPADAACSVRRKKPGPVMAFEEKCSTLKSKAH, encoded by the exons ATGGCGGTGCGTGAACGCGCGGCGGCAGCAATGGCCGCTCTGGAGCGGCGGGTGCCGAGTCTCGATGACTTCGCGGGACAGAGCTGGAGCTCGTGGGTGGAACGGGCCGACCTGCCCGCGGCCGACG GGGCTGAGGTGGAGGAGAGTAACAAAAACACGAAGAAGTTGGATGCCATGACCCTCATTAAAGAAG ACATGTCCATCTTCGGGCACTGCCCTGCCCATGACGACTTCTATTTGGTTGTGTGTAACCACTGCAGCCAAGTGGTGAAGCCTCAAGCTTTCCAGAAGCACTGCG AAAGAAGACATGGGCCCCTCAGCAAGCTTTACGcccgggccccacccccacctccagcccctgccagCTCTCAGAAATGCCATGTAGTGAATGGGCAGGGCCCAGCTTGCAGGGCCCCAGGTTCCACCAAAACCTCCTCCAGGGAGAAGGGCCAGGGGTCCCGGAGCCGTGGCCACCCGCCTCCTGagaagacacagaaggacaacCTCTG CCTTTTCGTACCTGTGGTGAATTTGGAGAAGATGTCCAGTCTCCCGAAGCCCGACGGACATGGAATCAGGCTGGCCCCGCCCTCTGCTCTCCTCAGCCAGCCTGCTGGCCTCACCAAGGACTCCCCGGGAAAAAACCCCACGGCACCCCCTTCTAAAGAACctccagggagagagaacatcGAGATGACCCCCAGTGAGGGCCCCAGTCACCGGGCTGAAGGCAGTCCCCCTGAAAAGGAGCCTGGTGGGGCCAGGCTGCCCCCCAAAACCCACCGGAAGATGGCCC GGAAGGAGTGCGACCTCAACAGGCAGTGTGGGGTAATAAACCCAGAGACCAAAAAGATCTGCACTCGCCTGCTGACCTGCAAG ATCCACTCGGTGCACCAGCGCCGGGAGGTCCAGGGCCGAGCCAAGGACTTTGACGTGCTAGTGGCAGAGCTGAAGGCCAATTCCCGCAAAGGGGAGTCTCCCAAAGAGAAGAGCCCAGGGCGCAGGGAGCCCACCCTTGAGCGCccctcccaggagcccccctcCTCAGTCCAGGTTGTGGCAGCGGCCGCCCCCAGCAGCACCTTCTCTGCTCGCACCAAGCAGACCTACCCGTACTGTGCACTGCCCAG GTCCCGGGCCTCCTCTGAGAGTGAGTTGGATGATGAAGGCCCCTGTGGTGGTGATGGGGACCCAGGCCTGttcccctttcccctgccccGGGGTGGGGCCCAGGCCTCCAGCgaggagagtgaggaggagggGACATCTGAGGACTTCCACCTCCCCCCTGACTGCCATTATGCAACCCGGCCCCCGCGGCCACAGGCG TTCTGCACCTTTGGGAGCCGGCTGGTGAGTCCGGGATGCTACGTGTTTAGCCGCCGGCTGGACCGGTTCTGCTCAGCACTGAGCTCCATGCTGGAACGGCACCTCAGCTCCCACATGTGGAA GAAGATCCCACCGGCGGCTGAGCCTCCATCCCACCTTGTCAGCTCCCCGCTCTCTGCTCCCCTGAGCCCATCCTCTATGGGCAGCTGCCCCCGCCTTCCAGGCCCACCCCCCCGACCCGCCTGCCCAGCCTCCACGCCCCCCGCCAAGGACAGCCTTGTCCCCAGCTACCCTGCAGGTTCCCCCAGCGTGGCAGCGGCCTGCAGCCAGGCGGAGTGCATGGGCGGGAGCCAGGCCATCACCTCACCCCTGCCTGCCAACACGCCATCCCCATCCTTCAGCCGACTCCCGCCTTCGAAGGCCAGCAAGTCGTCCAAAGGCAAGGACGGGGTCGAGGTGGAGGCCCCTTCTCGAAAGCGAAAGTTATCCCCGGGCCCCACCACTTTCAAACGGACCTGCATCCTGGAGccctctggaaaaggcaaacccTCTGGCTGCCGGGGCCTCTCGGCCAAGACTAAAACAGCCCTGGGCCTCGGGCTTAATGGGACGGTGGGGCCAAGAGTGAAGCGGGCAGGGCCTCTGGACTGTCGGGGCTCCCCTCATCAGCCCCCCACAGCCGTCAAGGCTTCTCAGCTGGACAACCGGGGAGCGGCTGGACACCCAGCCAAGGCCCTGTCCACCAACTGCCTCTCTGAGGAGGAGGTAGCCAAGAAGCGGAAAAACCTGGCTACTTACTGCCGGCCGGTGAAGGCCAAGCACTGCCAGGCCGGTGGCCCTGCCGATGCGGCCTGCTCCGTGCGCCGCAAGAAGCCGGGGCCTGTCATGGCCTTTGAGGAGAAGTGTTCTACACTGAAG TCTAAAGCCCATTAA
- the ATXN7L2 gene encoding ataxin-7-like protein 2 isoform X3 codes for MAVRERAAAAMAALERRVPSLDDFAGQSWSSWVERADLPAADGAEVEESNKNTKKLDAMTLIKEERRHGPLSKLYARAPPPPPAPASSQKCHVVNGQGPACRAPGSTKTSSREKGQGSRSRGHPPPEKTQKDNLCLFVPVVNLEKMSSLPKPDGHGIRLAPPSALLSQPAGLTKDSPGKNPTAPPSKEPPGRENIEMTPSEGPSHRAEGSPPEKEPGGARLPPKTHRKMARKECDLNRQCGVINPETKKICTRLLTCKIHSVHQRREVQGRAKDFDVLVAELKANSRKGESPKEKSPGRREPTLERPSQEPPSSVQVVAAAAPSSTFSARTKQTYPYCALPRSRASSESELDDEGPCGGDGDPGLFPFPLPRGGAQASSEESEEEGTSEDFHLPPDCHYATRPPRPQAFCTFGSRLVSPGCYVFSRRLDRFCSALSSMLERHLSSHMWKKIPPAAEPPSHLVSSPLSAPLSPSSMGSCPRLPGPPPRPACPASTPPAKDSLVPSYPAGSPSVAAACSQAECMGGSQAITSPLPANTPSPSFSRLPPSKASKSSKGKDGVEVEAPSRKRKLSPGPTTFKRTCILEPSGKGKPSGCRGLSAKTKTALGLGLNGTVGPRVKRAGPLDCRGSPHQPPTAVKASQLDNRGAAGHPAKALSTNCLSEEEVAKKRKNLATYCRPVKAKHCQAGGPADAACSVRRKKPGPVMAFEEKCSTLKVPAQLPEEHGQGEIRMDEGRTHSGHLARRRC; via the exons ATGGCGGTGCGTGAACGCGCGGCGGCAGCAATGGCCGCTCTGGAGCGGCGGGTGCCGAGTCTCGATGACTTCGCGGGACAGAGCTGGAGCTCGTGGGTGGAACGGGCCGACCTGCCCGCGGCCGACG GGGCTGAGGTGGAGGAGAGTAACAAAAACACGAAGAAGTTGGATGCCATGACCCTCATTAAAGAAG AAAGAAGACATGGGCCCCTCAGCAAGCTTTACGcccgggccccacccccacctccagcccctgccagCTCTCAGAAATGCCATGTAGTGAATGGGCAGGGCCCAGCTTGCAGGGCCCCAGGTTCCACCAAAACCTCCTCCAGGGAGAAGGGCCAGGGGTCCCGGAGCCGTGGCCACCCGCCTCCTGagaagacacagaaggacaacCTCTG CCTTTTCGTACCTGTGGTGAATTTGGAGAAGATGTCCAGTCTCCCGAAGCCCGACGGACATGGAATCAGGCTGGCCCCGCCCTCTGCTCTCCTCAGCCAGCCTGCTGGCCTCACCAAGGACTCCCCGGGAAAAAACCCCACGGCACCCCCTTCTAAAGAACctccagggagagagaacatcGAGATGACCCCCAGTGAGGGCCCCAGTCACCGGGCTGAAGGCAGTCCCCCTGAAAAGGAGCCTGGTGGGGCCAGGCTGCCCCCCAAAACCCACCGGAAGATGGCCC GGAAGGAGTGCGACCTCAACAGGCAGTGTGGGGTAATAAACCCAGAGACCAAAAAGATCTGCACTCGCCTGCTGACCTGCAAG ATCCACTCGGTGCACCAGCGCCGGGAGGTCCAGGGCCGAGCCAAGGACTTTGACGTGCTAGTGGCAGAGCTGAAGGCCAATTCCCGCAAAGGGGAGTCTCCCAAAGAGAAGAGCCCAGGGCGCAGGGAGCCCACCCTTGAGCGCccctcccaggagcccccctcCTCAGTCCAGGTTGTGGCAGCGGCCGCCCCCAGCAGCACCTTCTCTGCTCGCACCAAGCAGACCTACCCGTACTGTGCACTGCCCAG GTCCCGGGCCTCCTCTGAGAGTGAGTTGGATGATGAAGGCCCCTGTGGTGGTGATGGGGACCCAGGCCTGttcccctttcccctgccccGGGGTGGGGCCCAGGCCTCCAGCgaggagagtgaggaggagggGACATCTGAGGACTTCCACCTCCCCCCTGACTGCCATTATGCAACCCGGCCCCCGCGGCCACAGGCG TTCTGCACCTTTGGGAGCCGGCTGGTGAGTCCGGGATGCTACGTGTTTAGCCGCCGGCTGGACCGGTTCTGCTCAGCACTGAGCTCCATGCTGGAACGGCACCTCAGCTCCCACATGTGGAA GAAGATCCCACCGGCGGCTGAGCCTCCATCCCACCTTGTCAGCTCCCCGCTCTCTGCTCCCCTGAGCCCATCCTCTATGGGCAGCTGCCCCCGCCTTCCAGGCCCACCCCCCCGACCCGCCTGCCCAGCCTCCACGCCCCCCGCCAAGGACAGCCTTGTCCCCAGCTACCCTGCAGGTTCCCCCAGCGTGGCAGCGGCCTGCAGCCAGGCGGAGTGCATGGGCGGGAGCCAGGCCATCACCTCACCCCTGCCTGCCAACACGCCATCCCCATCCTTCAGCCGACTCCCGCCTTCGAAGGCCAGCAAGTCGTCCAAAGGCAAGGACGGGGTCGAGGTGGAGGCCCCTTCTCGAAAGCGAAAGTTATCCCCGGGCCCCACCACTTTCAAACGGACCTGCATCCTGGAGccctctggaaaaggcaaacccTCTGGCTGCCGGGGCCTCTCGGCCAAGACTAAAACAGCCCTGGGCCTCGGGCTTAATGGGACGGTGGGGCCAAGAGTGAAGCGGGCAGGGCCTCTGGACTGTCGGGGCTCCCCTCATCAGCCCCCCACAGCCGTCAAGGCTTCTCAGCTGGACAACCGGGGAGCGGCTGGACACCCAGCCAAGGCCCTGTCCACCAACTGCCTCTCTGAGGAGGAGGTAGCCAAGAAGCGGAAAAACCTGGCTACTTACTGCCGGCCGGTGAAGGCCAAGCACTGCCAGGCCGGTGGCCCTGCCGATGCGGCCTGCTCCGTGCGCCGCAAGAAGCCGGGGCCTGTCATGGCCTTTGAGGAGAAGTGTTCTACACTGAAGGTACCAGCCCAGCTCCCTGAAGAGCACGGGCAGGGAGAGATCAGGATGGACGAGGGTAGAACGCACAGTGGGCACCTGGCACGGAGAAGGTGCTAA